In Patagioenas fasciata isolate bPatFas1 chromosome 2, bPatFas1.hap1, whole genome shotgun sequence, a single window of DNA contains:
- the LOC136097937 gene encoding serpin B10-like has protein sequence MEALNKANTSFALDFFKHECQEDGDKNILFSPISIASALATVYLGAKGKTADQMAKVLHFNKADGARNITTTIKMQVYSRTEERLSNRCACFQKTEIGKSDNIHAGFKALNFEINQPTKNYLLTSVNQLYGEKTLPFSKEYLQLAKKYYNAEPQSVDFVVAADEIRREINSRIEQQTEGKIQNMLPPGSVDSLTRLVLINAIYFKGNWATKFDAEATRQRPFRLNTHTTKPVPMMHLSDKLNWTYIESIQADVLELPYVNNDLSMFILLPSDITGLQKLERELTFENLSAWTSPELMEKTKIEVYLPRFTLEEKYDLKSTLSRMGIQDAFTKGQADFTGMSEKGELFLSQVFHNCFLEVNEEGTEAAAASSAALASRSLGAAVIFVADHPFLFFIRHNKTKSILFLGRFSSP, from the exons ATGGAAGCTTTGAACAAAGCAAATACAAGCTTTGCTCTTGACTTTTTCAAACatgagtgtcaggaagatggtgACAAGAATATTTTGTTCTCCCCTATCAGTATTGCATCTGCCCTGGCTACTGTTTATTTGGGAGCCAAAGGTAAAACTGCAGATCAGATGGCAAAG GTACTTCACTTTAACAAAGCTGACGGAGCCAGAAACATAACCACAACCATAAAAATGCAAGTCTATTCCAGAACAGAAGAGCGTCTATCAAATCGATGTGCTTGTTTCCAGAAG aCAGAAATTGGCAAATCAGATAATATCCATGCTGGGTTTAAAGCACTCAACTTTGAAATCAACCAACCCACTAAAAATTACCTGCTTACAAGTGTCAACCAGTTATATGGAGAAAAAACATTGCCTTTCAGTAAG GAATACTTACAGTTAGCCAAGAAATACTACAATGCAGAGCCACAATCCGTTGACTTTGTGGTAGCTGCAGATGAAATCAGAAGAGAGATCAATTCCAGGATCGAACAACAGACTGAAG GTAAAATCCAAAATATGCTGCCTCCTGGATCTGTAGATTCGCTCACAAGACTGGTCCTGATAAATGCAATCTACTTTAAAGGAAACTGGGCAACAAAGTTCGATGCTGAAGCTACCAGGCAAAGGCCTTTCAGATTAAACACG CATACAACTAAGCCAGTGCCAATGATGCACCTGAGTGATAAATTAAACTGGACCTACATAGAATCAATCCAGGCTGACGTTCTTGAGCTTCCATACGTCAATAATGACCTCAGCATGTTTATCCTGTTACCAAGCGACATCACTGGCCTACAAAAG CTAGAAAGAGAATTGACTTTCGAAAACTTGTCTGCATGGACCAGCCCAGAATTaatggagaaaacaaaaattgAGGTTTATCTGCCCAGATTCACATTAGAAGAGAAATACGACCTCAAATCTACTTTGAGCAGGATGGGGATACAAGATGCCTTCACTAAAGGTCAAGCTGATTTCACAGGAATGTCAGAGAAGGGAGAGCTGTTTTTGTCACAAGTTTTTCACAATTGTTTTCTAGAAGTAAATGAAgaaggcacagaggcagcagctgccagTTCAGCAGCACTGGCATCACGAAGTCTTGGTGCTGCTGTTATTTTTGTAGCAGATCACCCTTTCCTCTTCTTTATCAGGCACAACAAGACCAAGAGTATCCTCTTCTTGGGAAGGTTCTCTTCCCCCTAG